Genomic DNA from Anaerolineae bacterium:
AAGGTGGAGGATCTGGAGCATATCTTTCTCCTCGCGCCCAACCCGGCGAGAAGTAAAGATATTCCTTTTGAGCCGGTTCTGCAGGGTGGGCTAAACCCGTTTTCGCGTACTCTCCTGTTCCAACCGCGTCTGATTCTCTACCTGGATCGTCCCGATTGGCTGGAGGCGTTTCGCAGCCCTCGCTATGCGGTGGTTTTGGGGCGTTCGCAGGATTTGTTTACCTACACAGAAGTTTCAATCGTCGAGTTAGCGCAATCCAAAGAAGTCTATCTGGAGCACACATTGTTGCCCTATGAAACCCATCAATGGACCCACCGTGGGTATGCAGTTTTGATGCCGCGCTGGATTGATTATGAGCACGGGCGGCGACCGACCTTTGAAAAATACTTTATCGTTCACGATCGCCTGCACTGCCCCAATGACTTGCTTTTCTTTACGCAAGCGCAAACGCCCGTGTTTTGGTATGACCCTCAATCGCCTGCGGTTCAGGGCAGGCATTTGGGGCTTGTCTTTCATTCGTTTTGCGATGATTGAGCGACCAGACCCCTACCCGATCTGGTTGGAGACGATCTGGGCGAAAAGTCCTGAGAAAGGCGAAGGCGGCGAGCCAGAGAGCCTGGCAATGCACACCTGGCGGGTGTTGGCACGGCTCGCTGAACTCATTCGCCTTCGCCCTGCCCTCCTCCAGTGCCTGGGTAGAGAGGATTTATGGCACCTTTTATACTGGGCAGGCTTCTTGCACGATTTTGGCAAAGCGCATGCAGACTTCCAGGGCGTTCTACGCAAAGAAAAAGGAGCCAAAGAGCGCTGGGGCGCTCACCGCCATGAAGTCCTCTCGCTACCCTTTTTGCTCTGGCTCTCGCCATCCCTGGAGGAAGAACAGACGACCTGGCTGATCGCCGCCATCGTCTCTCATCACAAAGAAGCGGGTGAACTGCGCGAACTTTATCCCCTTTTCGAACCCTACGAGGAAGATGACCCTCTGAGCGACCTGCTGCTTCCCTTCCCCGAAGAAACCTTGCAGGGGTTATGGAGGTGGCTGGATGCGTGCGGAAATGCATGGATAGAGCAACTCGCCTTGCCTGCCGCCCAAATCCAGCCGCTCAGCCTGCAGCCTCTTCAGCAAGCCATCCGTTCCTTCCGAGAACAGGGGTTAAGTTTTATCCAGCGCAGTTTGTGCCAATTTCAGCATTTTGTCCGTTCCTTAGAAGATTCGCCGGCTATTAGCCATCAGATGGCAGCCATTACCCTCTTGCGCGGCTATCTGCTTCAAGCGGACCATAGCGCTTCTGCGCATGTGGAATCGCTGCCTCCCTTGCAACTCCAACCGCAGGGTCTGTTGCGCAAACGCAATCTGGACTCTCAAGACCTTTACCCTCACCAGCGCCAGGCAGCCCGGCAGCTCGGTTCCGCCATGCTGATTGCCCCTACCGGCAGCGGCAAGACCGAAGCCGCCTTGTTGTGGGCTGCCAACCAACCCAATGCAGGGCGGCTTTTCTATGCCTTGCCCTATCAGGCGAGCATGAACGCCATGAAACGCCGCCTCAGCGATCTGTTCGGTGAGTTTACGGTTGGTTTGCAACACGGGCGCGGTCTCTTAGCCCTCTATCGCAATCTCATGGAACGCGATTACAGCCCGGAACAGGCTGCCCGCACGGCGCGCTGGATGAAAAACCTGGCTGAACTGAATATCC
This window encodes:
- a CDS encoding CRISPR-associated protein, Cas5t family codes for the protein MQVLKVIAEGVTTSFRYPHFMMQIHPTFEMPPPATIYGHIASALGRWFDPREVRFAYHFTYQAKVEDLEHIFLLAPNPARSKDIPFEPVLQGGLNPFSRTLLFQPRLILYLDRPDWLEAFRSPRYAVVLGRSQDLFTYTEVSIVELAQSKEVYLEHTLLPYETHQWTHRGYAVLMPRWIDYEHGRRPTFEKYFIVHDRLHCPNDLLFFTQAQTPVFWYDPQSPAVQGRHLGLVFHSFCDD